The region TGAGGCAGGAGATAACCCCCAGGTTTACCTGAAAACCGGTGCTGAATACAAGTGCTGCGTCTTTGCCCACGTACGCTGCAAGCCTGTTCTCCAGTTCCAGGTGGATGTCCAGGTTCCCGTTCAGGAAACGAGACCCGGCGCAGCCCGTACCATACAACTGAATAGCTTTTAGTGCGGCTTCTTTTACTTTGGGATGATTGGTGAGTCCCAGATAGGCATTTGACCCAAACATCAACACCTTCTTGCCATTAATAACCACTTCCGTATCCTGTGCAGACTCTATTGATCTGAAATAAGGATAGGCACCCTGCGCCATCGCCCTCTCTGCTGCATAATAAGCAGCGCTTTTTTCGCGGGTAAGGATTTTCTCACGAAGTATATTGCCCATCTGAATTATATTTAACTTATTGAAATTAAAATATTTTATAGAACGATACTAATAAATAATCAGTTGCTGAACTTCTAATCTATTGCTTTCAAATAATAGCAATTATGAATTCGCTATATAGTTCATAACTAAAAGAACTAAATTCAATATAGCGGTCTAATTTCACACAATGCAATAATACAGCCCTTATTAAAACATTTAGACTAAAATAGTATTATGGTCTAAAAATGGAGAAAAAAAATTTAAACCTTTAGTCCTCGCAGCATGAGATTATTCAAAATATCAATTCTGCTTTCCAGATCAGCATACCTGTCTTCTATCATTAACCCTATTTCCAGTCCACGCATGGAACAAACCATAGCAAAGGCAATCGCATCAGCATCATTTGCTTTATAGCCGGTAAATTCACCTTTCTCAAGTCCAAAATTAAGAATATTGCGTACGAGCCTGATCTCCCTTATTTCATACCGCCTATTAAGGTCTATCAATCTAGATATATTGGCCTCTTCTTCGCGAAGTACTATTTTCTTTAAAACTGTTTTTTTCTGGAACAACTCAAGTTTCGTAAGGCTAAAAGTAGTTAGCTTCTCTTCAGCAGTTTGAACTTTCCCAACTTCCTCTTGCAGGGTGCGAAAAACTTCGTCCATCTCCTTGGTCACGACTTCGTCAAAGATCTCATCTTTACTTTTATAGTAGTAGTAAAGCGTACTTTTCCCTTTTCCTGCCGCTTTGGCAATGTCCTCCATAGTGGTTTTAGCCCATCCATAATGAATGAAAAGCTTCTGGGCCTCCGCCAGAATTTCTGCCTTTATGCTCTCATCTTTTCCGCTCATACACTCTAGACTAAAAACGTATTTCGGTCCAAAAGTACTTGATTTATTTAATTGATCCAAAAATAACATAGTCTTAAAGTCAAACTTATACTTCCAATAAAAATCAAATTGTAAATCAACAGCAACAAGTGTTGCTGCTTGCATTACTTTAACTCACCAATAGCTTTCT is a window of Pontibacter kalidii DNA encoding:
- a CDS encoding TetR/AcrR family transcriptional regulator, whose amino-acid sequence is MQAATLVAVDLQFDFYWKYKFDFKTMLFLDQLNKSSTFGPKYVFSLECMSGKDESIKAEILAEAQKLFIHYGWAKTTMEDIAKAAGKGKSTLYYYYKSKDEIFDEVVTKEMDEVFRTLQEEVGKVQTAEEKLTTFSLTKLELFQKKTVLKKIVLREEEANISRLIDLNRRYEIREIRLVRNILNFGLEKGEFTGYKANDADAIAFAMVCSMRGLEIGLMIEDRYADLESRIDILNNLMLRGLKV